The Geobacillus stearothermophilus ATCC 12980 genome contains a region encoding:
- a CDS encoding DNA translocase FtsK: MAKRKRQKKGKTPKKQSWTETIRFELIGLGLLAVAVVAMARLGLVGETFVLVGRFFFGEWYMLLIGGVFILSLILIWKQSWPSWASRPFVGVSVITAALLLLSHEKLFELMSRRGELDPSVIRTTWAMFWNEAGGKESHADLGGGMAGALLFAASYQLFDSLGTKWICFLLFVVGFVVLTGKSLRETIGQIVVGAAALVRKEWLAFVADVKQWLAGRKRRASVERGRRSRRTAAYPAEESAEAGAAEADDELLSPPPIISDFAAVRAAAEPEEEKQLPVEDDDSEGGASPPLAFSEHENANYDLPPLELLRPPKPAGQSTDHANIYANARKLEKTFQSFGVKAKVTQVHLGPAVTKYEVYPDVGVKVSKIVSLSDDLALALAAKDIRIEAPIPGKSAIGIEVPNEEIATVSLREVLEAVEHTRSESKLLIPLGRDISGEVVAAELNKMPHLLIAGATGSGKSVCINGIIVSLLMRTKPHEVKLMMIDPKMVELSVYNGIPHLLTPVVTDAKKAAQALKKVVQEMERRYELFSHTGTRNIEGYNEHIRQQNEAALEQQPLLPYIVVIIDELADLMMVASSDVEEAITRLAQMARAAGIHLIIATQRPSVDVITGVIKANIPSRIAFSVSSQIDSRTILDVGGAEKLLGRGDMLFLPMGASKPVRVQGAFVSDQEVEDVVQFVIGQQQAQYYEEMIVPEEEANASAFEDDLYEEAVRLVVEMQSASVSMLQRRFRIGYNRAARLIDAMEERGVVGPYEGSKPRAVLWSKEDLKKTS, from the coding sequence ATGGCGAAACGAAAGCGACAAAAAAAAGGAAAAACGCCAAAGAAACAGTCATGGACGGAGACAATTCGCTTTGAATTGATCGGTCTCGGGCTGCTGGCTGTTGCCGTTGTGGCGATGGCTCGCCTCGGGCTTGTCGGGGAAACATTCGTGCTTGTCGGCCGCTTTTTTTTCGGCGAATGGTACATGCTGTTAATAGGGGGAGTGTTCATTTTATCGCTCATCCTCATTTGGAAACAATCGTGGCCGTCATGGGCGAGCCGTCCGTTTGTCGGCGTGTCAGTCATCACAGCGGCGCTTTTGCTGCTAAGTCACGAGAAGTTATTTGAGCTCATGTCGCGGCGCGGTGAGCTTGATCCGAGCGTCATCCGGACGACGTGGGCGATGTTTTGGAACGAGGCGGGCGGAAAGGAGTCCCATGCCGACCTAGGCGGCGGAATGGCTGGCGCTCTGTTGTTTGCCGCCAGCTATCAGCTGTTTGATTCGCTCGGGACAAAATGGATTTGTTTTCTGCTGTTTGTAGTCGGCTTTGTCGTATTGACCGGGAAATCGCTGCGCGAAACGATCGGACAGATAGTTGTTGGGGCGGCCGCGCTTGTGCGGAAGGAATGGCTGGCGTTCGTCGCCGATGTGAAACAATGGCTCGCGGGGAGAAAACGGCGAGCGAGTGTAGAACGAGGCCGGCGTTCACGGCGGACGGCCGCCTATCCGGCCGAGGAATCGGCAGAAGCCGGGGCTGCTGAGGCGGACGACGAATTGCTTTCGCCGCCGCCGATCATATCCGATTTTGCCGCCGTCCGGGCGGCCGCCGAGCCGGAAGAAGAGAAACAGCTGCCTGTGGAAGATGACGACAGCGAAGGGGGGGCATCCCCGCCGTTGGCGTTTTCCGAGCATGAAAATGCCAATTACGATTTGCCGCCGCTTGAACTTCTCCGTCCGCCAAAGCCGGCTGGGCAGTCGACCGACCATGCGAATATTTATGCCAATGCGCGCAAGCTGGAAAAAACGTTCCAAAGCTTTGGCGTTAAAGCGAAAGTGACGCAGGTGCACCTTGGCCCGGCGGTGACAAAATATGAAGTGTACCCGGACGTCGGGGTGAAAGTAAGCAAAATCGTCAGCTTAAGCGACGACTTGGCGCTCGCCTTGGCGGCGAAAGACATCCGCATTGAAGCGCCCATCCCCGGCAAGTCCGCAATCGGCATCGAAGTGCCGAACGAGGAGATCGCCACCGTCTCGCTGCGCGAAGTGCTGGAGGCGGTCGAGCACACAAGGTCCGAATCCAAGCTGTTGATCCCGCTCGGGCGCGACATTTCCGGGGAAGTCGTTGCCGCCGAGTTGAACAAAATGCCGCATTTGTTGATCGCCGGCGCTACCGGGAGCGGGAAAAGCGTCTGTATCAACGGCATTATCGTCAGCCTGCTCATGCGCACCAAGCCCCATGAAGTGAAGTTGATGATGATTGACCCGAAAATGGTCGAGCTAAGCGTCTACAATGGCATTCCGCATCTGTTGACGCCGGTCGTCACCGATGCGAAAAAAGCGGCTCAAGCGCTGAAAAAAGTCGTCCAAGAAATGGAACGGCGCTACGAGCTATTTTCCCATACCGGCACGCGCAACATTGAAGGGTATAACGAGCATATCCGTCAGCAGAACGAAGCCGCGCTGGAGCAGCAGCCGCTTTTGCCATATATCGTCGTCATCATTGACGAACTGGCTGACTTGATGATGGTCGCTTCGTCAGATGTGGAAGAGGCGATCACTCGGTTGGCGCAAATGGCGCGCGCGGCCGGCATTCACTTGATCATCGCCACTCAACGCCCGTCGGTTGACGTTATCACGGGCGTCATTAAGGCCAACATTCCGTCACGCATCGCGTTCAGCGTCTCATCGCAAATTGACTCACGCACCATTCTCGATGTGGGCGGGGCGGAAAAACTTCTCGGCCGCGGCGACATGCTGTTTTTGCCCATGGGCGCGTCCAAACCGGTGCGCGTGCAAGGCGCATTTGTGTCCGATCAAGAAGTGGAAGACGTCGTCCAATTTGTCATCGGCCAGCAGCAGGCCCAATATTACGAGGAGATGATCGTACCGGAAGAGGAGGCGAACGCATCGGCCTTCGAAGACGACTTGTATGAAGAGGCCGTCCGCCTTGTTGTGGAAATGCAAAGCGCTTCTGTGTCGATGCTGCAGCGCCGCTTCCGCATTGGCTACAACCGCGCCGCCCGGCTGATCGACGCCATGGAGGAGCGAGGCGTCGTCGGTCCGTACGAAGGGAGCAAACCGCGCGCGGTTCTTTGGTCGAAAGAAGATTTGAAAAAGACGTCGTAG
- a CDS encoding BMP family lipoprotein, translating into MKKRIGLVLSVLFAAGTLLSACGQAGNNAGGGNQKDTFSVAMVTDVGGIDDKSFNQSAWEGLQKFGKDNGLEKGRGGYDYLQSSSDADYATNLNKLVRSDFDLIFGIGYLMGDAVKEVAKQNPKKHFAIVDTVVDEPNVASITFKEHEGSFLVGVVAGLMTKTNKIGFVGGMEIPLIEKFESGFRAGVKAVNPKATVEVQYAGAFDQADKGKAIASSMYASGIDIIYHAAGATGNGVFSEAKDLKKKDPNREIWVIGVDKDQAPEGEVKVGGKTYNVTLTSMVKRVDVAVYDTAKRAKEGDFPGGKTIEYGLPENGVGIAPTQGNIPENVLKTVDEWKQKIIKGEVKVPTNRKEYEQFAATIK; encoded by the coding sequence GTGAAAAAGCGAATCGGATTGGTGTTGTCCGTCCTGTTTGCCGCCGGCACGCTGCTTAGCGCCTGCGGACAAGCCGGCAACAATGCGGGAGGCGGCAATCAGAAAGATACGTTCAGTGTCGCCATGGTCACCGACGTCGGCGGCATTGACGACAAATCGTTCAACCAGTCGGCTTGGGAAGGGCTGCAAAAGTTCGGCAAAGACAACGGGTTAGAAAAAGGCCGCGGCGGCTACGACTACTTGCAGTCATCGAGCGACGCTGACTATGCCACGAACTTAAACAAGCTCGTGCGCAGCGACTTTGACTTGATTTTCGGCATCGGGTATTTGATGGGCGACGCGGTGAAAGAAGTCGCGAAGCAAAACCCGAAAAAACATTTCGCCATCGTCGACACGGTTGTTGATGAGCCCAATGTCGCCAGCATCACGTTCAAGGAGCATGAAGGCTCGTTCCTTGTCGGCGTTGTTGCCGGTTTGATGACGAAAACGAATAAAATCGGCTTTGTCGGTGGGATGGAGATTCCGTTGATCGAAAAATTCGAAAGCGGATTCCGCGCCGGCGTGAAAGCGGTCAATCCGAAGGCGACTGTGGAAGTGCAATACGCCGGGGCGTTCGACCAAGCGGATAAAGGGAAAGCGATCGCCTCGAGCATGTACGCGTCTGGCATCGACATCATCTACCATGCAGCTGGAGCGACTGGGAACGGCGTCTTCTCGGAAGCGAAAGATTTGAAGAAGAAAGATCCGAACCGCGAAATTTGGGTCATCGGTGTTGACAAAGACCAAGCGCCGGAGGGAGAAGTGAAAGTCGGCGGCAAAACGTACAACGTAACGCTCACTTCGATGGTGAAACGCGTCGACGTCGCTGTCTATGACACGGCGAAACGGGCGAAAGAGGGTGACTTCCCGGGCGGCAAAACGATTGAGTACGGGTTGCCGGAAAATGGGGTTGGCATTGCCCCGACGCAAGGCAACATTCCGGAGAACGTGTTAAAAACCGTTGACGAATGGAAGCAAAAAATCATCAAAGGCGAAGTGAAAGTTCCGACAAACCGGAAAGAGTACGAGCAATTCGCTGCGACGATCAAGTGA
- a CDS encoding ABC transporter ATP-binding protein codes for MEYVIEMLNIRKVFGTFVANDNITLQVKKGEIHALLGENGAGKSTLMNVLFGLYQPDGGEIRVKGKPVRITDPNVANDLGIGMVHQHFMLVDTFTVTENIILGSEPTRVGTIDMKRAEREVRELSERYGLAVDPTAKIADISVGMQQRVEILKTLYRGADILIFDEPTAVLTPQEIRELIQIMRTLVREGKSIILITHKLKEIMEVCDRVTVIRRGKGIATLNVAETNPNELAALMVGREVQFTTAKKPAEPGKPVLEIKDLVVKDARGIKAVNGLNLTVHAGEIVGIAGVDGNGQTELIEAITGLIKAESGTIRLNGRDITNLPPRKIIEAGVGHIPQDRHKHGLVLDFPIGENMVLQTYYQPPYSKRGLLNFQAIYEKARQLIREFDVRTPDEYTKARALSGGNQQKAIIGREVDRDPDLLIAAQPTRGLDVGAIEFIHKRLIEQRDRGKAVLLVSFELDEVMNVSDRIAVIYEGKIVAIVDPKETTEQELGLLMAGSKRKEAGVS; via the coding sequence TTGGAATACGTGATTGAAATGCTCAATATCCGCAAAGTGTTTGGCACGTTTGTCGCCAATGACAACATTACGCTGCAAGTGAAAAAAGGGGAGATACACGCTCTGCTTGGCGAAAACGGGGCCGGCAAATCGACGCTCATGAACGTGCTGTTCGGTTTATACCAGCCGGACGGCGGCGAAATCCGTGTGAAAGGAAAGCCGGTGCGCATCACCGACCCGAACGTCGCCAACGATCTTGGCATCGGCATGGTGCATCAGCACTTTATGCTCGTCGATACGTTCACGGTGACGGAAAACATCATCTTAGGCAGCGAACCGACGCGGGTCGGAACGATCGATATGAAGCGGGCGGAGCGGGAAGTGCGCGAATTGTCGGAACGATATGGACTCGCGGTCGATCCGACAGCGAAGATCGCCGACATTTCCGTCGGCATGCAGCAGCGCGTGGAAATTTTAAAGACGCTTTACCGCGGCGCCGATATTTTGATTTTTGACGAACCGACAGCGGTGTTGACGCCGCAGGAAATCCGCGAGCTCATCCAAATTATGCGCACGCTCGTCCGCGAAGGAAAATCCATCATTTTAATTACACACAAACTTAAAGAAATTATGGAAGTGTGCGACCGCGTCACCGTCATCCGCCGCGGCAAAGGAATTGCGACGCTCAATGTGGCGGAGACGAATCCGAACGAACTGGCGGCGCTCATGGTCGGCCGCGAGGTGCAGTTTACGACCGCTAAGAAACCGGCTGAGCCGGGAAAACCGGTGTTGGAAATTAAAGACTTAGTCGTCAAGGACGCGCGCGGGATCAAAGCGGTCAACGGTTTGAACTTGACGGTGCACGCCGGCGAGATCGTCGGCATTGCTGGAGTTGACGGCAACGGCCAGACCGAGCTCATTGAAGCCATAACCGGGTTGATCAAAGCTGAATCAGGGACAATCCGCCTCAACGGCCGAGACATTACGAATTTGCCGCCGCGCAAAATCATCGAAGCCGGCGTCGGCCATATTCCGCAAGATCGGCATAAGCACGGGCTTGTCCTTGACTTTCCGATCGGCGAAAACATGGTGCTGCAAACCTACTATCAGCCGCCGTACTCGAAACGGGGTCTGTTGAATTTTCAAGCCATTTACGAAAAAGCGCGCCAGCTCATCCGCGAATTTGACGTGCGCACGCCGGATGAATATACGAAGGCGCGGGCGCTGTCGGGCGGAAACCAGCAAAAAGCGATCATTGGCCGCGAAGTTGACCGCGACCCGGATTTGTTGATCGCCGCCCAGCCGACAAGGGGGCTTGACGTCGGCGCGATCGAGTTTATCCATAAGCGGCTCATCGAACAGCGCGACCGCGGCAAAGCGGTGCTGCTCGTCTCATTTGAGCTCGATGAAGTCATGAACGTCAGCGACCGGATCGCCGTTATTTATGAGGGGAAAATTGTCGCCATCGTCGATCCGAAAGAGACGACGGAACAAGAGCTCGGGCTGCTGATGGCTGGAAGTAAACGGAAGGAAGCAGGTGTGTCGTGA
- a CDS encoding ABC transporter permease, whose protein sequence is MKSNRLQQLLIPVLAVLLGMAAGSIVMLVSGYNPIAGFYALVYGAFGDTYYIGETIRQTTPYILTGLAVAFAFRTGLFNIGVEGQLIVGWLAAVWVGVSFDLPKIIHLPLAILAAALAGALWGLIPGVLKAYLKVHEVIITIMMNYIALHVTNAIIRSVLSDEGFKSKPVKESASLHSDFFDAITYHSTMHYGIFIAVAAAFVMWFLLERTTKGFELRAVGFNQHASQYAGMNVRANIILAMVISGAFAGVAGAMEGLGTFGNISTKAGFTGLGFDGIAVALIGGNNAFGILLSALLFGALKVGALEMPSSAGVPTELVDIIIALIIFFVASSYMIRWLLSRWQKGAE, encoded by the coding sequence ATGAAGTCAAACCGTCTCCAGCAATTGTTGATTCCTGTATTGGCCGTCTTGCTCGGCATGGCTGCCGGATCCATCGTCATGCTCGTGAGCGGCTACAACCCGATCGCTGGGTTTTACGCTCTCGTGTACGGGGCATTTGGCGATACGTACTATATCGGCGAAACGATCCGCCAGACGACGCCGTACATTTTAACCGGGTTGGCGGTGGCGTTTGCTTTTCGCACCGGCTTGTTTAACATCGGGGTCGAAGGGCAGCTGATCGTCGGCTGGCTGGCGGCCGTCTGGGTCGGCGTGTCGTTCGACTTGCCGAAAATCATCCATTTGCCGCTCGCCATTTTGGCGGCCGCCCTCGCCGGAGCGCTTTGGGGGCTGATCCCAGGCGTGCTAAAGGCGTATTTAAAAGTGCATGAAGTCATTATTACGATTATGATGAACTATATTGCTTTGCATGTAACGAACGCCATCATCCGTTCCGTTTTGTCCGATGAGGGATTTAAATCAAAGCCGGTGAAAGAAAGCGCATCGCTTCACTCCGACTTTTTTGATGCCATTACGTATCATTCCACCATGCATTACGGCATTTTCATCGCTGTCGCCGCCGCATTTGTCATGTGGTTTTTGCTTGAGCGGACGACGAAAGGGTTTGAGCTGCGGGCGGTCGGGTTCAACCAGCATGCCTCCCAGTATGCCGGCATGAACGTGCGCGCCAACATCATTTTAGCGATGGTCATCTCCGGCGCTTTTGCCGGCGTCGCCGGGGCGATGGAGGGGCTTGGCACATTTGGAAACATCTCGACGAAAGCCGGCTTTACCGGCCTCGGGTTTGACGGCATCGCCGTCGCCCTGATCGGCGGCAACAACGCGTTTGGCATTTTGCTCTCCGCCTTGTTGTTTGGCGCCTTAAAAGTCGGGGCGTTGGAAATGCCATCAAGCGCCGGCGTGCCGACCGAACTCGTCGATATTATTATCGCGCTCATCATTTTCTTTGTGGCATCGAGCTATATGATTCGCTGGCTGTTATCTCGCTGGCAAAAGGGGGCGGAGTAA
- a CDS encoding ABC transporter permease produces MSMYDVLQTIIPTAIFFAAPLIFTALGGVFSERSGVVNIGLEGLMTIGAFVGIVFNLTFADRFGEWTPWLALLAAMVVGAVFSLLHAVASVTFRADQVVSGVAINFLALGLSLFLVKKMYGKGQTDQIQVGFDKIDVPVLSDIPVIGPLLFSNAYVTSYIAILLAFVSWYVIYKTPFGLRLRAVGEHPMAADTMGIHVAKMRYIAVMISGALGGLGGAVYATIISRDFSHATISGHGFMALAAMIFGKWHPIGAMGAALFFGLAQSLSIVGQTIPFLKNVPTVYLLIAPYVLTILALAGFIGRAEAPKAAGTPYIKGKR; encoded by the coding sequence GTGAGCATGTATGACGTGTTGCAGACGATTATCCCGACAGCGATTTTCTTTGCGGCTCCCCTCATTTTCACGGCGCTTGGCGGTGTGTTCAGCGAACGGTCCGGCGTCGTCAACATCGGGCTTGAAGGATTGATGACCATCGGCGCGTTTGTCGGCATCGTCTTTAATTTGACGTTTGCCGATCGGTTTGGCGAATGGACGCCGTGGCTTGCCTTATTGGCTGCCATGGTGGTCGGCGCTGTATTTTCCCTGCTGCACGCTGTCGCGTCGGTTACCTTTCGCGCCGACCAAGTCGTCAGCGGGGTGGCGATCAACTTTTTGGCGCTTGGCCTGTCGCTGTTTTTAGTCAAAAAAATGTACGGCAAAGGCCAGACCGACCAAATTCAAGTCGGGTTTGACAAAATCGATGTGCCGGTGTTGAGCGACATCCCGGTCATCGGCCCGCTGTTATTCTCCAATGCGTATGTGACGTCGTACATCGCCATTTTGTTGGCGTTTGTCTCTTGGTATGTGATTTATAAAACGCCGTTTGGCCTGCGGCTGCGTGCGGTCGGCGAACATCCGATGGCGGCGGATACGATGGGGATTCATGTCGCCAAAATGCGCTACATCGCCGTCATGATCAGCGGGGCGCTCGGCGGTTTGGGCGGTGCGGTATACGCGACGATCATTTCCCGCGATTTTAGCCATGCGACGATTTCTGGGCACGGATTTATGGCGCTCGCCGCCATGATTTTTGGCAAATGGCATCCGATCGGCGCGATGGGAGCGGCGCTCTTTTTCGGACTGGCGCAAAGCTTAAGCATTGTCGGGCAAACCATTCCGTTTTTGAAAAACGTTCCGACGGTTTACTTGCTCATCGCCCCGTACGTGCTCACCATTTTGGCGCTCGCCGGCTTCATCGGGCGGGCGGAGGCGCCGAAAGCGGCCGGCACGCCATATATCAAAGGGAAACGGTAG
- the yfmF gene encoding EF-P 5-aminopentanol modification-associated protein YfmF, translated as MVDEKVTAVGPVRVHTISTDKYKTNTIVWKMKAPLAKETVTLRALLPYVLQSGTADYPSVKALRTYLDELYGATLNVDLTKKGEHHIMTIRIDVANERFLPEQTPLLSKALQLLADLLFRPALDGGRFVTDIVEQEKRALRQRIQAVYDDKMRYANMRLVEEMCKGEPYALSPNGELEDVDAITAERLHRYYERALAEDELDLYVIGDIDEEEVLNTVRQRFLLSDRAEPARTPQAQAKARGEVKEVIERQDVKQGKLNIGYRTNVTYEDDDYYALQMFNGIFGGFSHSKLFINVREKASLAYYAASRLESHKGLLMVMSGIEPANYEKARRIIDEQMQAMKNGDFTDEEMAQTKAVIRNQLLETLDTPRGLVEVLYHNVVSTRKRPIDEWMAGTDQVTREDVVRVADKVELDTVYFLTGMEATEDGKTGV; from the coding sequence TTGGTCGACGAAAAAGTCACAGCGGTCGGACCGGTTCGCGTCCATACGATTTCGACCGATAAGTACAAAACGAACACGATCGTTTGGAAAATGAAGGCCCCTCTTGCTAAAGAAACGGTCACGCTGCGCGCGCTTTTGCCATACGTCTTGCAAAGCGGCACGGCCGACTATCCGAGCGTTAAGGCGCTGCGCACCTATTTGGATGAACTGTACGGGGCGACGCTGAACGTCGATTTAACGAAAAAAGGCGAACATCATATCATGACGATTCGTATCGATGTCGCCAATGAACGATTTTTGCCGGAGCAAACACCGTTGCTTTCGAAAGCGCTTCAGCTCTTGGCCGATCTTCTGTTCCGCCCGGCTCTTGATGGCGGGCGGTTTGTCACCGACATTGTCGAGCAGGAAAAGCGGGCACTCCGTCAACGCATTCAGGCGGTGTATGATGACAAAATGCGCTATGCGAACATGCGCCTTGTAGAAGAAATGTGCAAAGGCGAACCGTACGCGCTCTCGCCTAATGGCGAGCTCGAGGATGTCGACGCCATTACAGCGGAAAGACTGCACCGCTATTATGAGCGGGCGTTGGCTGAAGATGAGCTTGACCTGTATGTCATCGGCGATATCGACGAAGAAGAGGTGCTCAACACCGTCCGTCAGCGCTTTTTGCTGTCCGACCGCGCAGAGCCGGCGCGTACGCCCCAAGCTCAGGCAAAAGCGCGTGGGGAAGTGAAGGAAGTGATCGAACGGCAAGACGTCAAGCAAGGGAAATTGAACATCGGCTACCGAACGAATGTCACATACGAGGATGACGATTACTACGCCTTGCAAATGTTTAACGGCATTTTTGGCGGTTTTTCCCATTCGAAGCTGTTCATCAACGTCCGCGAGAAGGCAAGCCTTGCCTATTATGCCGCCTCAAGGCTTGAGAGCCATAAAGGGCTTTTGATGGTCATGTCCGGCATTGAACCGGCCAACTATGAGAAGGCGCGCCGCATCATCGATGAGCAAATGCAGGCGATGAAAAACGGCGATTTCACAGATGAAGAAATGGCGCAGACGAAAGCGGTCATCCGCAACCAGCTGCTTGAGACGCTCGATACGCCGCGCGGGCTTGTCGAGGTGTTGTACCATAACGTCGTCTCAACGCGAAAGCGCCCGATCGATGAATGGATGGCCGGCACCGATCAAGTGACACGCGAGGATGTGGTGCGCGTCGCTGACAAGGTGGAGTTGGATACGGTGTACTTTTTGACCGGAATGGAGGCGACGGAAGATGGAAAAACGGGTGTATGA
- the yfmH gene encoding EF-P 5-aminopentanol modification-associated protein YfmH, with translation MEKRVYETLREELFYEKMDNGLDVYILPKKGFNKTYAVFTTNYGSVDNQFVPLGKTEMKRVPDGIAHFLEHKLFEKEDGDVFQQFSKQGASANAFTTFTRTAYLFSSTDNVEKNLETLIDFVQSPYFSDKTVEKEKGIIGQEIRMYDDNPDWRVYFGAIESMYHNHPVKIDIAGTVESIAQITKELLYECYETFYHPSNMLLFVVGPVDEQKIMQQIRDNQAKKSFPQAPEVKRFAYEEPSAVAEKKKVIPMHVQTNKCFVGIKAPSVPEAGEQKLRHELAFHVALDYLFGKSSPHYERLYREGLIDDTFMYDYTEERGFGFALIGGDTRDAERLASEIQTVLLSFAAETIKKEEFERVKKKKIGAFLRALNSPEYIANQFTRYAFYGASLFDILPALSSLTLDDVAAIADVCFRDSQIAVCEVVPKGQ, from the coding sequence ATGGAAAAACGGGTGTATGAGACGCTGCGCGAAGAGCTGTTTTATGAAAAAATGGACAACGGTCTTGACGTGTACATTTTGCCGAAAAAGGGATTCAACAAAACGTACGCCGTGTTTACGACGAATTACGGTTCGGTGGACAACCAGTTTGTCCCGCTCGGTAAAACGGAGATGAAGCGCGTTCCGGACGGCATCGCCCATTTTTTGGAGCATAAGCTGTTTGAAAAAGAAGACGGCGACGTGTTTCAGCAATTCAGCAAACAAGGCGCCTCGGCGAACGCCTTTACGACGTTCACCCGCACCGCCTATTTGTTCTCAAGCACCGACAATGTCGAGAAAAACTTGGAAACGTTGATCGATTTTGTGCAAAGCCCGTACTTTTCCGACAAGACAGTGGAAAAAGAAAAAGGGATCATCGGCCAGGAAATCCGGATGTACGACGACAACCCAGACTGGCGCGTCTATTTCGGCGCCATCGAAAGCATGTATCACAACCATCCGGTCAAAATCGACATCGCCGGCACAGTTGAATCGATCGCCCAAATTACGAAAGAGTTGCTGTATGAGTGCTACGAAACGTTTTACCACCCGAGCAACATGCTTTTGTTTGTCGTCGGCCCGGTCGATGAACAAAAAATCATGCAGCAAATCCGCGACAACCAGGCGAAAAAGTCGTTCCCGCAAGCCCCGGAAGTGAAGCGGTTTGCGTATGAAGAACCGAGCGCAGTAGCGGAAAAGAAAAAAGTGATTCCGATGCATGTGCAGACGAACAAGTGCTTTGTCGGCATCAAAGCACCGTCCGTTCCTGAAGCCGGCGAACAAAAACTTCGGCATGAGCTTGCCTTCCACGTCGCATTAGACTATTTGTTTGGAAAAAGCTCGCCGCATTATGAACGGCTGTACCGCGAAGGATTGATCGATGATACGTTTATGTACGATTATACAGAAGAGCGCGGGTTCGGCTTCGCGTTGATCGGCGGCGATACAAGGGACGCTGAACGGCTCGCTTCGGAAATTCAAACGGTGCTGCTGTCGTTTGCCGCGGAGACTATAAAAAAGGAAGAATTTGAGCGGGTGAAAAAGAAAAAAATCGGCGCTTTTTTGCGCGCGCTCAACTCGCCGGAGTATATCGCCAACCAGTTTACGCGCTACGCGTTTTACGGCGCGAGCTTGTTTGACATTTTGCCGGCGTTGTCATCGTTGACGCTTGACGACGTTGCAGCCATTGCCGATGTGTGTTTCCGCGATTCGCAAATCGCCGTTTGCGAGGTTGTGCCAAAAGGGCAATGA
- the ymfI gene encoding elongation factor P 5-aminopentanone reductase, with translation MRYALITGASSAIGQSIARELAQGGYGLFLHYYRRRAPIEALQAELTGVHTVPVEADLSMPGGVDQLLSHLDRPIDAIIYNSGATYYGLLTDMNDELIERMVRLHVTSPAQLVKKLLPPMISKKRGQIVFISSIWGLCGASCEAVYSMTKGGQNAFAKALAKELAPSGIRVNAVAPGAIATDMLRPFSEEELAALADEIPAGRLGTPEEVAKTVAFLLSDAASYITGQIISVNGGWYC, from the coding sequence ATGCGCTATGCGTTAATTACCGGAGCGTCAAGCGCGATCGGGCAAAGCATCGCCCGCGAGCTCGCGCAAGGCGGCTATGGACTTTTTCTTCATTACTACCGGCGCCGCGCGCCCATTGAGGCGCTGCAAGCCGAACTAACCGGCGTGCACACCGTGCCGGTGGAAGCGGATTTGTCGATGCCGGGCGGGGTCGACCAACTGCTTTCCCACCTCGACCGCCCGATCGATGCCATCATTTATAACAGCGGGGCCACGTATTACGGGTTGCTTACCGACATGAATGACGAGCTGATCGAACGGATGGTGCGCCTCCATGTGACAAGCCCGGCGCAGCTTGTGAAAAAACTGCTGCCGCCGATGATTTCGAAAAAGCGCGGCCAAATTGTGTTCATTTCTTCGATTTGGGGGTTGTGCGGCGCCTCATGCGAAGCGGTGTATTCGATGACCAAGGGCGGGCAAAACGCGTTCGCCAAGGCGCTGGCGAAAGAGCTCGCCCCGAGCGGCATCCGCGTCAACGCCGTCGCGCCGGGAGCGATCGCCACAGATATGCTCCGGCCGTTCAGCGAAGAAGAATTGGCGGCGCTCGCCGATGAAATTCCGGCCGGCCGGCTCGGGACCCCTGAGGAAGTGGCGAAAACAGTGGCGTTTTTGTTGTCGGACGCCGCTTCTTACATCACCGGTCAAATCATCTCTGTCAACGGCGGCTGGTATTGTTGA
- a CDS encoding DUF3243 domain-containing protein, which yields MSVLDNFEQWKDFLSERLQQAQQQGLTQQVISDVAYQIGDYLAKHVDPRNPEERVLADLWSVADEKEQHALANMMVKLVQQK from the coding sequence ATGTCGGTACTGGATAACTTTGAACAATGGAAAGACTTTTTATCGGAACGTCTGCAGCAAGCGCAGCAACAAGGTTTGACCCAGCAAGTGATCTCGGATGTCGCCTATCAAATCGGGGACTATTTGGCGAAACACGTCGACCCGAGAAACCCGGAAGAACGGGTGCTCGCCGACCTTTGGAGCGTTGCGGATGAAAAAGAACAGCATGCCCTTGCCAACATGATGGTGAAACTTGTCCAACAAAAATAA